The nucleotide sequence TGCTGTCCGACCTGGAGAAGCAGCAGGTCCTCATGGCCGAGGTCGTCGACGACGCGGCCCGCGACAAGGCCATCCGGCGTTACGGGCAGCTCGAGGAGCAGTTCGCCTCGCTCGGCGGGTACGCCGCCGAGAGCGAGGCCGGCCGCATCTGCGCGAGCCTGGGCCTGCCCGACCGCGTCCTGACCCAGCCGCTGCGCACGCTGTCCGGCGGTCAGCGACGCCGCGTCGAACTCGCTCGGATCCTGTTCGCGGCCTCGGACGCCGGGTCGGGATCGGCGACGACGCTGCTGCTCGACGAACCCACCAACCACCTCGACGCCGATTCGATCGGGTGGCTGCGCAGCTTCCTGCAGAACCACACCGGCGGCCTCGTCGTGATCAGCCACGACGTCGATCTGCTCGCCGAGGTGGTGAACCGCGTGTGGTTCCTCGACGCGGTGCGCGGCGAGGCCGACGTCTACAACATGGGCTGGAAGAAGTACCTCGACGCGCGCGCGACCGACGAGCAGCGTCGGCGCCGCGAGCGCGCGAACGCCGAGAAGAAGGCTTCGGCCCTGCGCGCCCAGGCCGCCAAGATGGGCGCCAAGGCCACCAAAGCCGTTGCCGCGCAGAACATGTTGCGCCGCGCCGAGCGGATGCTCGCCGAACTGGACGCCGAGCGCGTCGCCGACAAGGTGGCCCGGATCAAGTTCCCGACGCCGGCGCCGTGCGGCAAGACCCCGCTGGTGGTCAAGGGCCTGACGAAGACCTACGGGTCGCTGGAGATCTTCACCGGCGTCGACCTGGCCATCGACCGCGGCTCGCGCGTCGTCGTGCTGGGCCTCAACGGCGCCGGCAAGACGACGCTGCTGCGCCTGCTGGCCGGCGTGGAGACCCCCGACGCCGGGAACATGGACGCCGGGCACGGGCTGAAGATCGGGTACTTCGCCCAGGAGCACGACACGCTCGACGACATGGCGTCGGTGTGGGAGAACATCCGCCACGCCGCACCGGACACCGGTGAACAGGACCTGCGGGGACTGCTGGGTGCGTTCATGTTCACCGGTGCGCAGCTCGAGCAGCCCGCGGGCACGCTGTCGGGCGGTGAGAAGACCCGACTCGCGCTGGCCGGTCTGGTGGCGTCGACGGCCAACGTGCTGCTGCTCGACGAACCGACCAACAACCTCGACCCGGCGTCGCGCGAGCAGGTGCTGGAGGCGTTGCGGAGCTACGACGGCGCGGTGGTGCTGGTGACCCACGATCCCGGCGCCGCCGAGGCGCTCGAACCGCAGCGGGTGGTGCTGCTGCCGGACGGGACCGAGGACTTCTGGTCCGACGAGTACCGGGAACTCATCGAATTGGCTTGACGCCACCGGTCATTGGCACGACCTGCGGTGATGCCATTTCGGCGGCTTTGCGGTTGAACCCCTGGGCATCCGGGTATCTCAACCCGCGATGAGTGCCGGAGAGGACCGCCGGGAGGAACCGATGGGTAACGGAAGCCAGTCACGCGACCAGCTGCTCGACGAACTTCGTACTGCGTACGAGAAGGGCGCCAGCATCCGATCGCTGGTGGCGAGCACGGGCAGGTCGTACGGCTCGATCCACGCCATGCTGCGCGAATCCGGGACCACCATGCGCAGTCGTGGGGGACCCAACCACCGCAGCCGGCGCTAGCGCCAACCTCGGCCGGCGTCCGAACGGGCCGGGCGCCGGTACCGATCACTGCTGGCGTACCGACGCCTCGACCAGATCGAGGACGGCGCCGAGCCGTTCGGTGTCGTCGCCGGACGCCAACCGCGCGACGAGTCCGTCGAGCACCAGGTCGAGATAGGTCTGCAGCACGTCGCCGGGGACGTCGTCACGCAGCCGGCCGGCCTGTTTCTGCCGCCGCAGCCGGTCCGCGGTCGCCGCCGACAGCTCTGCGGAGCGCTCCGCCCAGCCGCGGTGGAACACCGGATCGTTGCGCAGCTTGCGGGCGATCTCCAGTCGCGTGGCCAGCCAGTCGAACTGCTCCGGCGCGGCGAGCATGTCGCGCATCACCTGCACCAGACCCTCGCGGGCGGCGACGTCCGCCATGCGCTCGGCGTCCTCGTGCGCCAACTCGAAGAACAAGGTGTCCTTGTCCTTGAAGTGGTGGAAGATGGCGCCGCGCGACAGCCCGATCGTCTGTTCGAGCCGCCGCACGGTCGCCCGGTCGTAGCCGTAGGTAGCGAAGCACTTCCTCGCCCCGTCGAGTATCTGGCGACGGCGCGCCGCGAGATGGTCCTCGGTCACCCGGGGCAAGGAAGTGCCTCGTCCTCGTCCGTCGTCCGGTCTACTTCGACTTCAGCATGTTGCGCAGCACGTACTGCAGGATGCCGCCGTTGCGGTAGTAGTCCGCCTCACCGGGGGTGTCGATGCGCACGACCGCGTCGAACTCCACCGTCGAGCCGTCGCCCTTCGTGGCCGTGACGTGCACGGTCTTCGGGGTCTTGCCCTCGTTGAGTTCGGTGATGCCGGCGATGTCGAACACCTCGGTGCCGTCCAGCTTCAGCGACGCGGCCGACTCACCGGCCGGGAACTGCAGCGGGATGACGCCCATGCCGATCAGGTTCGACCGGTGGATGCGCTCGAAGGACTCGGTGATCACCGCACGGACGCCGAGGAGGCTGGTGCCCTTGGCCGCCCAGTCGCGCGACGATCCCGAGCCGTACTCCTTGCCGCCCAGCACGACCAGCGGGGTGCCCTGCTCGGCGTAGTTCTGCGCCGCGTCGTAGATGAACGCCTGCGGCGCGTCGTCCTGGGTGAAGTCGCGGGTGTAGCCGCCGGACACGTCGTCGAGCAGCTGGTTGCGCAGCCGGATGTTGGCGAACGTGCCGCGGATCATCACCTCGTGGTTGCCACGACGCGACCCGTAGGAGTTGTAGTCCTTGCGGTCCACGCCGTTCTCGTCGAGGTACTGCGCGGCGGGCGTACCCGGCTTGATGTTGCCGGCCGGGCTGATGTGGTCGGTGGTGACCGAGTCGCCGAGCAGTGCGAGGACGCGGGCGCCGGAGATGTCGCTCACCGGCTCCGGCTCGGCCGGCATGCCGTCGAAGTACGGGGGCTTGCGCACGTAGGTGGAGTTCGCGTCCCACTCGAAGGTCTTGCCCTCGGGCGTCGGCAGGTTCTGCCAGCGGTCGTCGCCCTTGAACACGTCGGCGTAGCTCTTGGAGAACATCTCCTGGTTGATCGCCGAGGCGATCGTGTCGGAGATCTCCTTCGGCGACGGCCAGATGTCCTTCAGGAAGACGTCGTTGCCGTCGGTGTCCTTGCCCAGCGCGTCGGCCTCGAAGTCGAAGTCCATGGTGCCGGCCAGTGCGTAGGCGATGACCAGCAGCGGCGACGCCAGGTAGTTCATCTTCACGTCGGGGGAGATGCGGCCCTCGAAGTTGCGGTTGCCCGAGAGCACGGCCGTCACCGAGAGGTCCTCGTCGTTGATGGCCTTCGAGATCTCCTCCGGCAGCGGGCCGGTGTTGCCGATGCAGGTGGTGCAGCCGTAGCCGACCAGGTAGAAGCCGAGCTTCTCCAGGTAGGGCCAGAGGCCGGCCTTCTCGTAGTAGTCGTTGACGACCTGGGAGCCGGGCGCCATGGAGGTCTTGACCCACGGCTTGGACGACAGGCCCTTGTCGACGGCGTTCTTGGCGAGCAGGGCGGCGCCGAGCATCACCGAGGGGTTCGAGGTGTTGGTGCACGACGTGATCGCCGCGACCACCACGGCGCCGTGGTCGAGGACGAAGTCGCCGAGTTCCGGCGAGCTGACCTTGACGGGCTTCGTGGGACGTCCCTCGGCGCCGTTGGCCGCGGACGGTCGGGCGTCCACCGCGCCGTCGTCGGCGAAGGACAGCGACACCGGGTCGCTGCCGGGGAAGGTCTCCTCGACGGCCTCGTCGAGCTTGGTCTCCGGAGCCGGGTGGTTGTTCTCCACGTAGTTGTGGATGTCCTTGCGGAAGGCGTTCTTCGCGTCGGACAGCTCGATGCGGTCCTGCGGGCGCTTCGGCCCCGAGATGGAGGGGACGACGTCGCCGAGGTCCAGCTCGAGGTACTCGGAGTAGGCGGGTTCGCGGCTGGCGTCGTGCCACATGCCCTGGGCCTTGGCGTAGGCCTCGACGAGCGCCAGCTGCTGCTCGTCGCGACCGGTGAGACGCAGGTAGTCGACGGTGACGTCGTCGATCGGGAAGATCGCCGCGGTGGAGCCGAACTCGGGGCTCATGTTGCCCAGGGTGGCGCGGTTGGCGAGCGGCACCTCGGCGACGCCCTCGCCGTAGAACTCGACGAACTTGCCGACCACGCCGTGCTTGCGCAGCATGTCGGTGACCGTGAGCACGACGTCGGTGGCGGTGACGCCCGGCTTGATCTCGCCGGTCAGCTTGAAGCCCACGACGCGGGGGATGAGCATCGAGACCGGCTGGCCGAGCATGGCCGCCTCGGCTTCGATGCCGCCGACGCCCCAGCCCAGGACGCCGAGGCCGTTGACCATCGTGGTGTGGCTGTCGGTGCCGACGCAGGTGTCCGGGTAGGCGACCTGGATCTCCTGGCCGGAGTCGTCCTTGCGGCCGCGCACCATCACGGTGCGGGCGAGGTACTCGATGTTGACCTGGTGCACGATGCCGGTGCCGGGCGGGACGACCTTGAAGTCGTCGAAGGCGCCCTGCCCCCAGCGCAGGAACTGGTAGCGCTCGCCGTTGCGGGAGTATTCGATGTCCACGTTGCGCTCGAACGCGTCGGCCTTGCCGAAGACGTCGACGATCACGGAGTGGTCGATGACCAGCTCGGCCGGCGCCAGCGGGTTCACCTTCTCGGTGTCGCCACCGAGGTCGCCCACCGCCTCGCGCATGGTGGCGAGGTCGACGATGCACGGCACGCCGGTGAAGTCCTGCATGATGACGCGCGCGGGGGTGAACTGGATCTCGATGCTGGGATCGGCGGACGGATCCCAGTGGGCGATCGCCTCGATGTGGTCCTTGGTGATGTTCGCGCCGTCTTCGGTGCGCAGGAGGTTCTCGGCGAGCACCTTGAGGCTGTAGGGAAGTTTCTCGGTACCGGGTACCGCGTCGAGGCGGTAGATCTCGTAGCTCTGATCGCCGACCTGCAACGTGTCGCGCGCGGAGAATGAATTAACGCTGGTCACATCAACTCCCGTGTAGTCATCGCCGCGACGGGGCTGTGTCGGCGGCGCTTCCGATTTCCTACAGTACGCTTGTCCTGTATAGCGACCAAGACCGGGTCCCAGTCTGGTCGCGATCCGCGCGTGCTGCTAGTCCGCGTCGGCACCGTCGCGTACATTCCCGGTGTGACCGGACCGCACGTCCTTCCCCTGCCGGCGTACATCCCGACCGACGTGGACATGAACGCCGTGAACGACGCCGTCGCCGCCACCGGCGTCAGCGCCCCGGCGTCCGACGTGCCGGCGCTCGAGCAGGTCGTCGCCGACGCCCGGGCCGAGGGCATCGAGCTGAAGATCGTCGTGATCCCCACCAATCCGCCCATCGACACCCCGTTGCGGGACATCGCCACGGAGGTCGGCACGCAGCATCCCGAGGCGACGGTGCTGGCGCTGAGCCCCTCCTTCGCCGGCACCTACAGCACGCAGTTCGACCGGGTCACCCTCGAAGCCGGACAGGACCTGGCGAAGGTGCCGGCTGACCCGGTGCAGTCGTCGAAGAACTTCGTCGGCGAGCTGACCACGCCGCACTTCCCGTGGACGGGATTCACCATTGCGCTCGTCCTCGCGGTGGTCGCCGCGGTGGCCGCGACGCGTGTCCTCCAGGTGCGCGCGCGGCGCGCATTCGCCCATCCGCATCCCGCGCCCGACGTCGCCGGGACCAGGGCGGAAACGGCTGCGCCGCCGCCGAACTGAGCGTCGAATTCGCTTTTCGCGAATATTCGATAACCATTCGATAACGCTCGTTTCAATTACAACTTTGTAATTCTTCGCACACGTTTCTTTGACGCTTCTCGTGACGTACGGTGCAGAAGGTGCTTGGTGTTGCGGGTGTGCTTTTTGTGACTCCTGAGGCCAAGGACTTGACGGACGCAGTCGAGCGTTCGCACTGTTCCCGAGGAGACCGGAGTCCGATGAGACGCAGCCTGAGCGCCTCCGCCCTTCGCGTATGCGGTCGTGTCGGTGCGAGTTCCCTTGCCTGCGGCGTCATGATCGCCACGGTGTTCAGCCACGGCACGGGGATCGCCGTGGCTGAACCGGCGGGCCCGGAGTCCCTCTCCGGTATGGTGGCCGCCGTCGCCGATGCCGATCAGAAACTGCAGGACCTCGGGGCGGCCATCCAGGCCGAACAGGAGGGCGTGAACCAGGCGCTCGTCGGGGTGCAGACCGCCCGCGACCAGGCCGCCACCGCGCAGCGCCAGGTCGACGAGAGCCACACCGCGCTGCAGGACGCCGACCGGCGAATCACCGAGGCGCAGAAGCGTTTCGACCAGTTCGCCGCCTCCACCTACGTCAACGGGCCGTCCTCGTCCTACCTCACTGCCGGTGACCCGGCGGACGTGCTGGGCACCGTCGCGGCCGGCCAGACACTGGCCGTGAGTTCGCAGCAGGCCGTCGACGACCTGATGCGGGCGCGGACCGAACAGGTCAACCGCGAGTCGGCCGCCCGTCTCGCCAAGCAGAAGGCCGACCAGGCCGTCGCCGACGCCCAGGCCAGCCAGGACTCCGCGGTCGCCTCGCTCACCGCGGCCCAGCAGACGTTCAAGCAGCAGCAGGTCGACCTCGACCGTCTCACCGCCGAACGGTCGCGCGCCCAGGCCGAACTCGCCGCCGCGCGGCCGCAGCCGGCACCCGCCGCCGCAGCGCCCACCGCGGCGAGGTCGGACGCCGGCGCCGGCCCGTCGTCGGGGGACTGGGACCGCGCCCCGGGCGCTCGTCCGGCACCGGCCGGCCAGAACTGGGCCGGGCCATGGGATCCCACGTTGCCGGCCATTCCGAGCGCCTTCGTCAGCGGCGACCCGGTCGCGATCATCAACGCCATCCTCGGCATCGCTCAGACGTCGTTCCAGGTGACCCAGGACCTCGGCCGCAACTTCCTGCAGAAGCTCGGAATCTTGCCCACGCCAACGGGAATCACCAACGGCGCGATCCCGCGCGTGTACGGCAGGCAGGCCACCGAATACGTCATCAAGCGTGGCATGGCCGTGATGGGCACCCCGTACTCCTGGGGCGGGGGCAACGCCGCCGGCGCCAGCCGCGGCATCGACTCCGGCGCCGGCACCGTCGGCTTCGACTGCTCCGGCCTGATGCTCTACATGTTCGCCGGCGTCGGCATCAAGCTCGACCACTACTCCGGCTCCCAGTACAACGCGGGCCGCAAGGTACCGACCTCGGAGATGCGCCGCGGCGACATGCTGTTCTGGGGCCCGAACGCCAGCCAGCACGTCGCGATGTACCTCGGCGACGGCCAGATGCTCGAGGCCCCGTACACCGGGTCCACGGTGAAGATCTCGCCGGTCCGCACCAGCGGCATGACGCCGTACGCAACCCGACTCATCGAATGGTGACCCTCAGTGCCCTCCCGTCCTCGTAGTCCGCGCCACCTCGTCCGCGCGCTGGCCACCCTGCTCGGCACCGTCGCCCTGGCGGCGGGTGTCGGCGTCGCCGGTCCCGCCGCGGCCGCCCCCGACGACGGCCAGTGGGATCCGACGCTGCCCAAGGTGATCAGCTCCGGCGCGCCGGGCGACCCGGTCGCGGCGGCCAACGCGGCGTTCGCGGTGAGCCAGCTCGCCGTGCAGACCACGCAGAACCTCGGCCAACAGTTCCTCTCCAGCATCGGACTGGGCGGCTCGCCCGCGTCGGCCATCGCGCCGGGCGCACGGGTCCGCGGCCCGCAGGCCATCGAGTACGTGATCCGCCGCGGCGCCTCGCAGATGGGGGTGCCCTACTCCTGGGGTGGCGGCGCACTGAACGGACCCAGCGCGGGCGTGGACTACGACGCCGGCAAGATCGGCTACGACTGCTCGGGCTTTACCCGGTACGCGTTCGCCGGGGTGGGCGTGCAGATCCCGAAGTACTCCGGCGACCAGTACAACACCGGCCGCAAGGTGCCGCAGTCCCAGGCCAAGCGCGGCGACCTGCTGTTCTGGGGGCCCGGCGGCAGCCAGCACGTGGCGATCTACCTCGGCGGCGGGCAGATGCTCGAGGCCTCCGGCAGCGCGGAGAAGGTGACGGTCAGCCCGCTGCGCACCGCGGGCCTGCAGCCGTACCTCGCCCGGATCATCGAGAGCTGACGCCACCCCCGCGGCGGGACGCGCCGCGAGCGGTCGACGTCGACGGATTCCGGACTGCCTGGAATAGTTGAGTCGAAGCGCCCGCCGGCTGGCGAGGCGAGGTCAGACCAGCGGTCTGCGACCGCACCGGCACCGCCGGTGCGGCCGGAACGCGAACGAGTGGAGGGTGCTTGATGACGTCACCGAGTGGACCGCCGCAGGGCGCCGGAGGCTTCCCCGGCCCCGGCCAGCCGCAGGGCTACACCGGCGGTCCGCAGCAGACGCCGCCGGCGAGCCCCGGCCTGCAGGCCGAGGTGCACACCCTCGAGCGCGCGATCTTCGAGGTCAAGCGCATCATCGTCGGCCAGGACCAGCTCCTCGAGCGGATGCTGGTCGGTCTGCTCGCCAAGGGCCACGTGCTGCTCGAGGGCGTGCCCGGCGTCGCCAAGACCCTGGCAGTGGAGACGTTCGCGAAGGTCGTCGGCGGCTCGTTCGCCCGCATCCAGTTCACTCCCGACCTGGTGCCCACCGACATCGTCGGTACCCGCATCTACCGGGTCGGCAAGGAGGACTTCGAGACCGAACTCGGCCCGGTGATGGTCAACTTCCTGCTCGCCGACGAGATCAACCGCGCGCCCGCCAAGGTGCAGTCCGCGCTGCTCGAGGTCATGGCCGAGCGCAAGGTGTCGATCGGCGGCAAGACCTTCCCGCTGCCCAGCCCCTTCCTGGTCATGGCGACGCAGAACCCCATCGAGCAGGAGGGCGTCTACCAGCTCCCCGAGGCGCAGCGCGACCGCTTCCTGTTCAAGCTCAACGTCGACTACCCGTCGCCGGAGGAGGAGCGGGAGATCATCTACCGGATGGGCGTGACCCCGCCCCAGCCGAAGCAGGTGCTCAACACCGGTGACCTGCTGCGGCTGCAGGACGTGGCCTCGGGTGTCTTCGTCCACCACGCGCTCGTCGACTACGTCGTGCGGATCGTCACCGCGACCCGCGAGCCGGAGCGCTTCGGCATGCCCGACGCGAAGGCGTGGATCGCCTACGGTGCCTCGCCGCGTGCGTCGCTCGGCATCATCGCCGCCTCGCGCGCGCTGGCGCTGATCCGCGGCCGTGACTACGTCATCCCCACCGACGTCGTCGAGATCATCCCGGACGTGCTGCGGCACCGCCTGGTGCTGACCTACGACGCGCTCGCCGACGAGGTGTCCGCGGAGACGGTGGTCAACCGCATCCTGCAGACCGTGGCGCTGCCTCAGGTGAATGCCATTCCGCAGCAAGGCCATTCGGCACCGGCGGCGCCCACCGCCGCGGCGGCTGGCGGTCGGTGACCCGGTCGGAACGCCGGACGGCGGACCTGCCGTCCCTGAAGCGCGGTCAGATCCGGGACCCGGAACTGTCCGCGGCGCTGCGCAAGCTCGAGCTGACGGTGCGCCGCAAGCTCGACGGCGTGCTGCACGGCAACTACCAGGGACTGATCCCCGGCCCGGGCTCCGAGCCGGGGGAGTCGCGGGTCTACCAACCCGGCGACGACGTCCGGCGGATGGACTGGTCGGTCACGGCGCGCACCACCACGCCGCACGTGCGGCAGATGATCGCCGACCGCGAGCTGGAGACCTGGCTGGTGGTCGACGTCTCGGCGAGCCTGGACTTCGGCACCGCGGGCTGCGAGAAGCGTGACCTGGCGGTGGCGGCGGCCGCTGCGATCGCGTTCCTCAACAGTGGCGGCGGCAACCGGCTCGGCGCGGTGATCACCAACGGCGACACCACGCGGCGCGTGCCCGCGCTGTCGGGGCGCCTGCACGAGCAGGAGCTGCTGCGGGCGATCGCCACCATGCCGAAGGCACCGGTCGGCGTCCGCGGCGACCTCGCGGTGGCCATCGACGCCCTGCGCCGTCCGGAACGGCGCCGCGGCATGGCCGTGATCATCAGCGACTTCCTCGGGCCGATCAACTGGATGAAGCCGTTGCGCGCCATCGCCGGTCGGCACGAGGTGCTCGGGGTCGAGATCATCGACCCGCGCGACGTCGAGCTGCCCGACGTGGGCGAGGTGATCCTGCAGGACACCGAATCCGGTGCGACGCGCGAGTTCACGATCGACGCACAGCTGCGCGAGGACTTCGCCAAGGCCGCCGAAGCGCACCGCGCGGAGGTGGCCCGCACGCTGCGCCGCTGTGACGCACCGCTGCTCACGCTGCGCACCGACCGGGACTGGATCGCCGACGTGGTGAGGTTCGTGGCGAACCGTCGCCTGGCGCTGCGATGAGCGTTCGAACGGCACGCCCCGCATGACCCTGCCGCTGCT is from Mycolicibacterium grossiae and encodes:
- a CDS encoding ABC-F family ATP-binding cassette domain-containing protein — protein: MITATDLEVRAGARTLLSIEGAALRVQPGDRIGLVGRNGAGKTTTMRILAGEGEPYAGSVTSSGPVGYLPQDPKEGDLDVLARDRVLSARGLDTLLSDLEKQQVLMAEVVDDAARDKAIRRYGQLEEQFASLGGYAAESEAGRICASLGLPDRVLTQPLRTLSGGQRRRVELARILFAASDAGSGSATTLLLDEPTNHLDADSIGWLRSFLQNHTGGLVVISHDVDLLAEVVNRVWFLDAVRGEADVYNMGWKKYLDARATDEQRRRRERANAEKKASALRAQAAKMGAKATKAVAAQNMLRRAERMLAELDAERVADKVARIKFPTPAPCGKTPLVVKGLTKTYGSLEIFTGVDLAIDRGSRVVVLGLNGAGKTTLLRLLAGVETPDAGNMDAGHGLKIGYFAQEHDTLDDMASVWENIRHAAPDTGEQDLRGLLGAFMFTGAQLEQPAGTLSGGEKTRLALAGLVASTANVLLLDEPTNNLDPASREQVLEALRSYDGAVVLVTHDPGAAEALEPQRVVLLPDGTEDFWSDEYRELIELA
- a CDS encoding helix-turn-helix domain-containing protein, whose amino-acid sequence is MGNGSQSRDQLLDELRTAYEKGASIRSLVASTGRSYGSIHAMLRESGTTMRSRGGPNHRSRR
- a CDS encoding TetR/AcrR family transcriptional regulator — encoded protein: MPRVTEDHLAARRRQILDGARKCFATYGYDRATVRRLEQTIGLSRGAIFHHFKDKDTLFFELAHEDAERMADVAAREGLVQVMRDMLAAPEQFDWLATRLEIARKLRNDPVFHRGWAERSAELSAATADRLRRQKQAGRLRDDVPGDVLQTYLDLVLDGLVARLASGDDTERLGAVLDLVEASVRQQ
- a CDS encoding aconitate hydratase yields the protein MTSVNSFSARDTLQVGDQSYEIYRLDAVPGTEKLPYSLKVLAENLLRTEDGANITKDHIEAIAHWDPSADPSIEIQFTPARVIMQDFTGVPCIVDLATMREAVGDLGGDTEKVNPLAPAELVIDHSVIVDVFGKADAFERNVDIEYSRNGERYQFLRWGQGAFDDFKVVPPGTGIVHQVNIEYLARTVMVRGRKDDSGQEIQVAYPDTCVGTDSHTTMVNGLGVLGWGVGGIEAEAAMLGQPVSMLIPRVVGFKLTGEIKPGVTATDVVLTVTDMLRKHGVVGKFVEFYGEGVAEVPLANRATLGNMSPEFGSTAAIFPIDDVTVDYLRLTGRDEQQLALVEAYAKAQGMWHDASREPAYSEYLELDLGDVVPSISGPKRPQDRIELSDAKNAFRKDIHNYVENNHPAPETKLDEAVEETFPGSDPVSLSFADDGAVDARPSAANGAEGRPTKPVKVSSPELGDFVLDHGAVVVAAITSCTNTSNPSVMLGAALLAKNAVDKGLSSKPWVKTSMAPGSQVVNDYYEKAGLWPYLEKLGFYLVGYGCTTCIGNTGPLPEEISKAINDEDLSVTAVLSGNRNFEGRISPDVKMNYLASPLLVIAYALAGTMDFDFEADALGKDTDGNDVFLKDIWPSPKEISDTIASAINQEMFSKSYADVFKGDDRWQNLPTPEGKTFEWDANSTYVRKPPYFDGMPAEPEPVSDISGARVLALLGDSVTTDHISPAGNIKPGTPAAQYLDENGVDRKDYNSYGSRRGNHEVMIRGTFANIRLRNQLLDDVSGGYTRDFTQDDAPQAFIYDAAQNYAEQGTPLVVLGGKEYGSGSSRDWAAKGTSLLGVRAVITESFERIHRSNLIGMGVIPLQFPAGESAASLKLDGTEVFDIAGITELNEGKTPKTVHVTATKGDGSTVEFDAVVRIDTPGEADYYRNGGILQYVLRNMLKSK
- a CDS encoding Rv1476 family membrane protein is translated as MTGPHVLPLPAYIPTDVDMNAVNDAVAATGVSAPASDVPALEQVVADARAEGIELKIVVIPTNPPIDTPLRDIATEVGTQHPEATVLALSPSFAGTYSTQFDRVTLEAGQDLAKVPADPVQSSKNFVGELTTPHFPWTGFTIALVLAVVAAVAATRVLQVRARRAFAHPHPAPDVAGTRAETAAPPPN
- the ripA gene encoding NlpC/P60 family peptidoglycan endopeptidase RipA, whose amino-acid sequence is MRRSLSASALRVCGRVGASSLACGVMIATVFSHGTGIAVAEPAGPESLSGMVAAVADADQKLQDLGAAIQAEQEGVNQALVGVQTARDQAATAQRQVDESHTALQDADRRITEAQKRFDQFAASTYVNGPSSSYLTAGDPADVLGTVAAGQTLAVSSQQAVDDLMRARTEQVNRESAARLAKQKADQAVADAQASQDSAVASLTAAQQTFKQQQVDLDRLTAERSRAQAELAAARPQPAPAAAAPTAARSDAGAGPSSGDWDRAPGARPAPAGQNWAGPWDPTLPAIPSAFVSGDPVAIINAILGIAQTSFQVTQDLGRNFLQKLGILPTPTGITNGAIPRVYGRQATEYVIKRGMAVMGTPYSWGGGNAAGASRGIDSGAGTVGFDCSGLMLYMFAGVGIKLDHYSGSQYNAGRKVPTSEMRRGDMLFWGPNASQHVAMYLGDGQMLEAPYTGSTVKISPVRTSGMTPYATRLIEW
- the ripB gene encoding NlpC/P60 family peptidoglycan endopeptidase RipB, which encodes MATLLGTVALAAGVGVAGPAAAAPDDGQWDPTLPKVISSGAPGDPVAAANAAFAVSQLAVQTTQNLGQQFLSSIGLGGSPASAIAPGARVRGPQAIEYVIRRGASQMGVPYSWGGGALNGPSAGVDYDAGKIGYDCSGFTRYAFAGVGVQIPKYSGDQYNTGRKVPQSQAKRGDLLFWGPGGSQHVAIYLGGGQMLEASGSAEKVTVSPLRTAGLQPYLARIIES
- the moxR1 gene encoding chaperone MoxR1 is translated as MTSPSGPPQGAGGFPGPGQPQGYTGGPQQTPPASPGLQAEVHTLERAIFEVKRIIVGQDQLLERMLVGLLAKGHVLLEGVPGVAKTLAVETFAKVVGGSFARIQFTPDLVPTDIVGTRIYRVGKEDFETELGPVMVNFLLADEINRAPAKVQSALLEVMAERKVSIGGKTFPLPSPFLVMATQNPIEQEGVYQLPEAQRDRFLFKLNVDYPSPEEEREIIYRMGVTPPQPKQVLNTGDLLRLQDVASGVFVHHALVDYVVRIVTATREPERFGMPDAKAWIAYGASPRASLGIIAASRALALIRGRDYVIPTDVVEIIPDVLRHRLVLTYDALADEVSAETVVNRILQTVALPQVNAIPQQGHSAPAAPTAAAAGGR
- a CDS encoding DUF58 domain-containing protein, producing MTRSERRTADLPSLKRGQIRDPELSAALRKLELTVRRKLDGVLHGNYQGLIPGPGSEPGESRVYQPGDDVRRMDWSVTARTTTPHVRQMIADRELETWLVVDVSASLDFGTAGCEKRDLAVAAAAAIAFLNSGGGNRLGAVITNGDTTRRVPALSGRLHEQELLRAIATMPKAPVGVRGDLAVAIDALRRPERRRGMAVIISDFLGPINWMKPLRAIAGRHEVLGVEIIDPRDVELPDVGEVILQDTESGATREFTIDAQLREDFAKAAEAHRAEVARTLRRCDAPLLTLRTDRDWIADVVRFVANRRLALR